The following proteins come from a genomic window of Trifolium pratense cultivar HEN17-A07 linkage group LG4, ARS_RC_1.1, whole genome shotgun sequence:
- the LOC123919487 gene encoding uncharacterized protein LOC123919487, with protein MNSIFLPKKNLMDVAGPIFILTEQVIYLSPSCCLEFCNKEDEEKYKEATLTMKEAADSYLEVRASRILHQFQVKPQNDGGHNFLFKIQVKLCEGYPTILISCGKFKDLSNPKVSLLKICQSLNSKY; from the exons ATGAACTCCATTTTCCTTCCAAAGAAGAATCTCATGGATGTTGCTGGGCCGATTTTCATTCTGACGGAGCAG GTTATATATTTAAGCCCGAGTTGTTGTCTGGAATTCTGCAacaaagaagatgaagagaaaTATAAAGAAGCAACACTCACCATGAAGGAAGCGGCAGACTCATACTTAGAAGTAAGGGCTTCCAG AATTCTGCATCAATTCCAAGTGAAACCTCAAAATGATGGCGGACACAATTTTTTGTTCAAGATTCAAGTTAAATTGTGTGAAGGGTATCCAACGATTTTGATCTCTTGCGGTAAATTCAAAGATTTGAGTAATCCAAAG GTTTCACTTCTTAAAATTTGCCAGAGTTTGAATTCTAAATATTGA
- the LOC123923782 gene encoding uncharacterized protein LOC123923782: MRRQGHYGDASANSYGASQMHHHHHNHMAGQRMEGQRMDPKSGNYDGRLEAFTPERENPYPNSKPEGQWRWEVDESKMSNSMPSHMFNEGQGGDASRSYFQGQRPDPKLALQSRSNSDSRSQAHEENIDVRYEGNHLSQTFEGLEQNFHDDIIKLTKEQQDVEDAEQARHREKINAINTQYEEKLEALRARHGNRRTEFLQRESRARQQQYEQIIRDPYSSSSIAPRDPHARSNVNASASGGEPQRGYSADHFDPYKEQSRFLGSGRDQGFDPRGPYPGGRVYDTGSRYYN; encoded by the exons ATGAGGCGGCAGGGGCATTATGGTGATGCATCTGCCAATAGTTATGGGGCTTCACAgatgcatcatcatcatcataatcatatgGCTGGTCAAAGGATGGAAGGTCAAAGGATGGACCCCAAGTCTGGTAATTATGATGGACGGCTAGAGGCGTTCACACCGGAAAGAGAGAATCCATATCCAAATTCTAAGCCAGAGGGTCAATGGAGATGGGAAGTGGATGAATCAAAGATGTCTAATTCAATGCCGTCTCATATGTTTAATGAAG GTCAAGGGGGTGATGCTTCAAGGTCTTATTTTCAAGGACAGAGGCCCGATCCTAAATTGGCTTTGCAGAGCCGGAGCAACAGTGATTCCAGATCTCAGGCCCATGAAGAAAATATAGATGTTAGATATGAAGGAAATCATTTATCACAAACTTTTGAAGGTCTTGAACAGAATTTTCATGATGACATTATTAAACTGACTAAAGAACAGCAGGATGTTGAAGATGCAGAACAGGCTAGGCACAGAGAG AAAATAAATGCAATCAATACTCAGTATGAAGAAAAATTGGAAGCACTTCGAGCTCGGCATGGAAACCGTAGAACTGAATTTCTTCAAAGGGAATCACGTGCAAGACAACAGCAGTATGAGCAAATCATTCGGGATCCTTACTCCAGTAGCAGCATAGCACCCAGAGACCCTCATGCTCGCAGTAATGTCAATGCTTCAGCTTCCGGTGGAGAACCCCAACGAGGATACTCTGCTGATCACTTTGATCCTTACAAAGAGCAATCTCGATTTCTTGGGAGTGGAAGAGATCAAGGATTCGATCCTAGAGGTCCATATCCTGGTGGACGTGTTTATGACACCGGTTCACGTTACTACAACTGA
- the LOC123919652 gene encoding putative phosphatidylglycerol/phosphatidylinositol transfer protein DDB_G0282179 gives MDFHSLPNFFLLLSFSTLFLSFSHVQAQITFKYCDKKANYPVKVTGIEILPNPVVSGDPANFKISATSGKAIHGGKVVIGVSYVGVPVHSETIDLCKEVSCPVANGNFVISHTQTLPSITPPGPYTLKMTLKDDNGGQLTCIKFNFKIVLRSLVSDM, from the exons ATGGATTTTCATTCTCTTCccaatttctttcttcttctctccttCTCCACCCTCTTCCTTTCATTTTCACACGTTCAAGCTCAAATTACTTTCAAATATTGCG ATAAGAAGGCAAACTATCCTGTGAAGGTGACTGGAATTGAAATATTGCCAAATCCTGTGGTCAGTGGTGATCCAGCCAACTTTAAGATCTCAGCTACTTCTG GTAAAGCTATTCATGGTGGAAAGGTGGTAATTGGAGTTTCCTATGTTGGGGTGCCTgtccattctgaaaccattgaTCTGTGCAAGGAAGTATCTTGTCCCGTTGCTAATGGAAATTTTGTGATTTCTCACACCCAAACACTGCCTTCAATTACTCCACCG GGACCTTATACTCTGAAGATGACACTGAAGGATGACAATGGAGGCCAGTTAACTTGcatcaagtttaattttaaaatcgtTCTCAGATCCCTTGTGTCCGACATGTGA